The Methanomicrobia archaeon genomic interval ACGCGACGCGGTGGTCGATCGTGCGGCTTTTCATGAAGCCGTGATCGAATATTACTCACTCGGCCTGGTGAACCGGTTTTTTTGCGCGTGCGAGCTGAAGGCCCCGAGCTTCTATCCGCGTGATCGCGTGGAATCCCTGAAAGTGGTACTCACTGAGTTCTTTGAGGTGATGGGCATCGATGCGCCAGAGCGCACCCGGAGTCTCGAGATCGGTTGTGGCGACGGCGGCGCCACCCTAGCGCTCCATGAAGTGGGGCTATCGCCACTCACCATCGATATCGAGAAATGCGAGATCTGCAAGGGCCTGGAAGAGGGCGTGCTGGACCCGAAGAAGAGCATCGTCCTCGACTGCTCGCACCTCTCTGCATTCTTCGGACGGGAGTTCGAGCTGGTCTTCGGGTTTATGGTCGGTAAGCTCAATCCGTTCGATAACTTCATGTGGGAACGCGTCCTCAGAGAAGTCCCCAAAGTCGTGAAGACCAAAGGAAAGGTACTCTTTACCGTCTCGAGCAAAGAGGAGGCGGAACTCCTGGTAGAGCTCTTGCACCCGTTTTTCGACGCCTCCGTCAGGGAGAACAAAACAAGTAACGGCTACTTCGACCAGTGGCTCTATATGGCCGCCGTAAAAAGTGAATTTACTGAACTGAGGGTATGACGAAACGAAGCGAAGCACCCGATTCAGTATTTCTTCACCTTCTTCAAGAAACGCTCGCGGCGCATCTTGCGCCAATCTTCCAGGTTCGCGATCCATTCCTCATGCCGCTTGAGGATATATTCCTGTGCCGCGATCACGGTCTCGGGTGAATCCCCCCGTATGAGGATTCGGGGCACGAAATCCTTGATCGGCAGATCGGTTCGGACATCAAAGGCATCCTCCGGCGGCGCCTCCTGGTCAACCTCCAGTCCGAAACGCTCGGCCGCCTCGAATATAATGCCCGTAGTGATCCCGCGAGGGATCGGTAGTGCGTATTTCTTCTCTTCCATATCTTTTTTAGCTGCTCCTCACTCAGCCTGCGCCACAACCATCTTCTGTGGCGATATCAACGCTCTCTTCTAATTCTGCCAGATAACAGTCTGCGCAAAGTATTCTCCCCTGATACTCTATGTATTCGCCTTCAACAACCTCTTTGCCACAGATCGCGCAGACCCCTCGCTTGGGCTTCTGCTCGTCCGCTTTGCGCGCTTCACGTTCAATCCATCGTTCACGCCGCTCTTCGGGGGATTCCTGTTTCTGTCGCATGCCGTAGTTATAGCAAGAACAGCAAGGTATATAAATGAGCCAGCAATCGTGGCGTGGCGGTAGATCTCGGCCGTTTACGCCGTTTCTCGATTCTCAGGCAATGCACGCGGCGGCGTAACCCTCAAATGGTGCGAGGTTCTATCTGGGGATTGAATGCCATGCCCATCAGTACCGATATCGGGGGAACGTTCACGGATTTCGTGGTGCTCGAGGGTGGCAGGATGCGTACCTTTAAAGTGCCCTCCACGCCAGACCAGCCAGAACGCGCGATTGAGATCGGATTGGCGCGCTGCGCGCCTGCTACGGTGTTCTCGCACGGCACGACCCTGGCCACGAATGCGGTACTGGAACGCAAGGGCGCGAAGACCGGCCTGCTCACAACGAAGGGGTTTGCCGCTATTCTC includes:
- a CDS encoding class I SAM-dependent methyltransferase — translated: MELNELLLLDSVVLVEESYAAQKWLERTRTYLGKIKHKDLESAIRIRDTAGVLIGLALRDRELGFWMIFTDVLADPGLRAEFEALAAGIPGAGERDAVVDRAAFHEAVIEYYSLGLVNRFFCACELKAPSFYPRDRVESLKVVLTEFFEVMGIDAPERTRSLEIGCGDGGATLALHEVGLSPLTIDIEKCEICKGLEEGVLDPKKSIVLDCSHLSAFFGREFELVFGFMVGKLNPFDNFMWERVLREVPKVVKTKGKVLFTVSSKEEAELLVELLHPFFDASVRENKTSNGYFDQWLYMAAVKSEFTELRV